Proteins encoded in a region of the Benincasa hispida cultivar B227 chromosome 2, ASM972705v1, whole genome shotgun sequence genome:
- the LOC120070672 gene encoding metal tolerance protein 4, whose product MDGSSDSSPKAALLGGSVNGGSGRRGRLSRRYSVNSLRSEFISRLPEKLRSRIQDAESPYDIDLSQSSGFSRGEKDYYERQLATLKSFEDVDSLVTSDCIDEEDMEERAQQERAMKISNYANIVLLLLKIYATIRSGSIAIAASTLDSLLDLMAGGILWFTHLYMKQVNIYKYPIGKLRVQPVGIIVFAAVMATLGFQVLLQAVEQLIQDKPSESLSSEQFIWLCAIMTFATVVKLALWLYCKNSRNDIVRAYAKDHYFDVVTNVVGLVAAILGDKIFWWIDPVGAIALAIYTILNWSGTVWENAVSLVGKSAPPEVLQMLTYLVIRHPEVKRVDTVRAYTFGVLYFVEVDIELPEELPLKEAHAIGETLQIKIEKLPEVERAFVHLDFECEHKPEHSILSRLPNTQP is encoded by the exons ATGGACGGAAGTTCGGATTCCAGCCCCAAGGCTGCGTTGTTGGGAGGCTCGGTGAACGGCGGCAGCGGTAGACGCGGCCGACTCAGTCGGCGATACTCGGTGAACTCTCTGCGGAGCGAGTTCATTTCCAGATTGCCTGAAAAACTCAGGTCTCGTATTCAAGACGCTGAATCTCCATACGATATTGATCTTTCGCAGTCGAGTGGATTCAGCAGag GGGAAAAGGACTACTATGAGAGGCAACTTGCTACCTTAAAATCATTTGAGGACGTTGACTCATTGGTAACATCTGACTGCATTGATGAGGAAGACATGGAAGAACGAGCTCAGCAAGAGAGGGCCATGAAGATCTCAAATTATGCGAATATAGTACTTCTTTTATTGAAG ATTTATGCTACCATTCGGAGTGGATCCATAGCCATTGCTGCATCAACATTGGATTCCTTACTTGATCTCATGGCTGGCGGAATACTTTGGTTTACTCACTTGTATATGAAGCaagtaaatatttataaatatccGATTGGAAAGCTGAGGGTACAGCCAGTAGGCATTATTGTATTTGCTGCTGTCATGGCTACACTAG GCTTTCAGGTATTGCTTCAAGCAGTAGAACAACTAATTCAAGATAAACCATCTGAAAGTCTATCGTCAGAACAATTCATCTGGTTGTGTGCAATTATGACCTTTGCCACAGTAGTAAAACTTGCCCTCTGGTTATACTGCAAAAACTCAAGAAATGATATTGTGCGCGCTTACGCGAAG GATCATTACTTCGATGTGGTAACAAATGTGGTTGGATTAGTTGCAGCTATTCTTGGTGATAAGATCTTTTGGTGGATAGATCCGGTTGGTGCTATTGCCCTAGCCATATATACAATTTTAAATTGGTCTGGAACTGTGTGGGAAAATGCAG TTTCACTCGTGGGGAAATCAGCCCCTCCTGAAGTCTTGCAAATGTTGACGTATCTTGTCATTAGGCATCCTGAAGTCAAGCGCGTTGATACAGTTCGTGCTTACACCTTCGGTGTTCTTTATTTCGTTGAG GTGGACATTGAACTTCCGGAGGAGCTGCCATTGAAAGAAGCACATGCCATTGGAGAGACGTTGCAGATAAagattgaaaagcttccagaAGTTGAAAGGGCATTTGTTCATCTTGACTTTGAATGTGAGCATAAACCAGAGCATTCCATCCTTAGCAGATTACCAAACACTCAGCCCTAA